cggcttatatttttaagccgaacatagtcctggttcgccgaaccatgatgaaaaatacaattttttgatgatttcaagctacaaaagtgagattaaacataaaatagaagtgtacatgtgtgttagaagcattgggttcctcatctatgtattcatcataaggatttggctcataaaaatcatcatcttgagtttgagtttgtataaaatcattctcacaatctaagaaatcagacatttctggatcattgttgtagttgatatgtattttcctaggttttttagatgaagaatatcctcttcatcctccattgaatcaagaagaaaatttttctcactttctccttctctccttctcaataaaaactttgatattttttttccccgaatttttcatctaaacaaacctttataattctgaaaattatcttaatcactaaacaaaagttttaatcactaatccagattactaacactaatacataaaggatagatttgccattaaaaaaaatttggttaaggggatttctgattttgttatttcacatccttttttgtctttattcagtatgcctaataagatttcagtatgcccaaaatcatagttcaTTTGGATATAGCGACCTATACTTCCACAAATGAAGACTCATACGCAAAATGCATGCATAATCAGCCAGTTTTATAATCATAATCATGCCCATGTAGACAATCATATGGGCCTACTTAGTAAATGATAAATCATCTCATGCTACAATCAGTCAGTTGGGTTGGACTTCAAAAGCCCAACAAAGTTTAAAAGAGAAAGGAGTCATGTTAGGACCTACATTTGGATTCAGCGACCTATACTTGCTTCCACAGATGAAGGATGAAGAAGCTTGAATGACCTCTAATTAGCTGGTCCATGCTTGGGGACCAGTAATGGGTGGGAAGGAGACTTGAAAAGCAAAGCAAATTGATGATCCAGGTCACACCCGCTGTATAGAGGAGGGATGGTGAGAAGAATCATAGAGACTTTTTTTTATCTTGAATCTTTAGTTGGTTCCTAAATAGAAAAAAATTACAGACAGCTACACCTTGGATCCCTTCTAAACAGTACCTAAGATTTTGCATTCTTTGCTAGTAGGTTTTAATTAGGAGGCCTACTTTTTTAAAATCTGGTTAAACAGTACTTAAGATTTCTTAACAGGTCATTTGCAACCGAATTAGACAGTATATAAATCAAACTGAAAAATGATTTTTCAAGAGAGAACAAATTAAGAGTTGATTTCATTCCGCGTGAGGAAGTTTTTTTAATAACGGTCAGTCACCTTTAGCTTTTGTCATTTGATGTAAAAATAATACAAGCACTAATTTGCATCATTGGCATATTGGCATGCACTAGAGTGCGGTTGAAAAGCACCACCAAATCGTGACACAGGATCACTTGTGCACGGCAAAAGACCCCACAACAAAATATACCGAAATATCTTTGTTGCTCAATGGCAGCAGCTTAATCAATTATAGTTGAGCAAAAGATGCACAAACTTTACAACTCCAAAACTAGCATAAAAGCTCGTACTCCAATCATCAAAAAACCACAAggagaaggaaaaataaaataaatggaaACAAGGACCAACTTGTCAAGAGGAAAACATAGTTGTTGGATATCCTGTGTTGAATGCGCGATGATGACATTTAACGAACGAAAGGTACCCACCGTTCGATCGATATCTGGACGgtccaaatgataatcaaatgtgATTAGTGACTATAAAACATCAAATCCGAATGATAATGTTGTTTATTCCATTTAGAGGTCCACAATTAAAAAGAGATGGAGAAAAGAAGGCAGAGCATTAATAAGGGAGTTGTAATAATAGCAATGCAGAAGAATATCTAAGTAGCACTTCTTGACTATCTCCATAATAAATCAACATAAGGAATGGGTCATGCATACTACAAAGGAGATTACAAGATTGTTTTTACTTTGCAAGATTTAAAGAaagcaaaagaaagaaaaggattcTTCCTTGCAAGTCCAAGCTGGAACGCACTATGCAGCCTGCACTCTCTTCTCCTCCTGTCTGTCTTTGTCTATCTCTCTCAGCTTTGTCTCTTCAGATTTAAGGTTCATTCTCCATACCCTTAGTGTAGGTGTATGTATGGGTGAGAGCCCTTAATGTCTACTCTACACAAGCTATGAAGAAGACGTATACCTAAAGCATAATACATCTGTAATTCAGTTCAACTAGTTCAAGGGAAAATGAATATGTACCAGTTTGTATCTAGACCTCTCAACAGATTATCTCTTCTTGTCCATCTTAAGATAGTAAACATCAAAGAGCAGAAGATGACCGTAGAAATGAAAATATTGCAAACCGGAAAAAATAGCTTGCCAGACTTCGCACCAGCGGATACTTTTTCTGTATCGATCGATAAAGCTTTATTATTGAAAAATTTCGAACTTAGATAATTGATATTAATGCAATGACATTATAAtcaggcttttttttttttcttcccggCTTCCGTATTAGAAAATTACATTAATATCTGGGATACTCCTGACGGCTCTGATCACATCTCTAAAGAGGAGGAGATAGGAATCTATTGGGGCTACATAGTGATTACTCAGACCTGCGTCATTaataagtgtttttttttttgtttgtcaaaGACCATATTTAATGGACATTTTTTATCTAACCAAAAATGATGATATACTGCCTTTAGATTTAGATTGCTGCAGAGATAGGAAATTCCCTGATTAAATCTGAACATAAACAGAGAATATATGACTAATAATTGGCAACAATGATTTTTTGTACCAtctaaattaaataaaaataaattctagTAAGATATTTGCTGCTTAATGGAGCACTTTCTTTCTTCTATCGTTATAAGATTTATAAATTTGTGTtatagttgtttttttttgggttgtGTCAGACTGTCAGTTGGGTTAGTGGTAGGAAAACTGTATTTGTTAGTTGAACAGCCAACACAACCACCAACCAAActcaagaagaaaaacaaatcatATAACTACCTCACAAAACAAGATAGATAAATGGGATTCTTCACCAACTTTTTTGCATAAAATAAGAATGTAATGGAAACTGTTTTCTTAGCAGAGAATCTATATGTTGATATGATGTCTCTGACGTTTTGTGTCATGCATGGTGTTTTGGACAGATAAGAAGATATTTGGACTTTTGATATATTGGAAGCTTAAAACAATTTGGGAGACAGAAAATGAGAAGAATTATAACCCAAGTTAGAGAGATTATCTTGATTTGTTTTGACATATATAACAAAAAGTTGGTGATGTAGTCGGTGGATTAGccaaatttcattaatattccGGTAATCAAATGCAAAGAATTTTATCGGCCAGGTGTTGTGACCTTAACTAATGAGGTTAGAAATTCTGAGTCCCCCATGAAATTGAAGATTTAACGGTGGAGTTAAGATTTTAGGTAGAGAAAAGCTAAAAAGATCTCGCCGCAGAAAATCAGATGACGAATAAAAATATAAACGTTGTAGATATCAGAAGATTTAGGTGAAAATAGAGTACAAGTTGGTTATTTCTTTTCTCTCAGTTGATTCGTCTGAATATAACTCGTCTCTCAGTTGACTCGTATGAATATAACTCATTCGAATCTGactcatcattaatcatagaaaACTTTTAAATGTGGTTAGATATATGCTCATCGTGTTTGGTACAAAATAACTCAAATATCTCATAATCAGAAGCTAGATTTGATCTCGAGTCAGACATCTGAAAACTGATAAAACAAACGATTAGATATCTGACTCGGACAAATCTTGAAAAGTGATAAAACAAAAGGTCGGACATCTGACTCGGACGGACCTTGAATCAGATCGAGATAAGCAAGGTGTAAGAGCTGGTTGACTTGTGTAAGTAAACAATCGGCACCACACTACCAACTTGGCTTTGCTAGCCGACTTAAGATGGTGTAGGTCAAGACCACATGAGCAATGATAATTACCTTGTGCAGAAGGCATCTATGGACTTccacaaattttattttttttgtagtgtAGTTCATCATGCCTGCACTGTAATTTACCCATAGGATCCATAccaaaagataaaaaagaaataatATCTGTAAATTTTGTCAGGAAATTTAGATAGTTGGCAATTGGCATGGCTGGCTTAAGCCAGCTttaaaagaaagataaaaaaCTCTTAACATAGTTTATGAGCACCTAGCACAGAAGAAAGTGTACCCATCAATCAGTATTCTAAAAGCGAAAGTTAAAATAAAGCTGGTTAGTTGAATATAAAGAGATCTAAAGACCACCACtaccaaagaaaaaaagaaagagaattcCAAAATTGCAGAAATCGTAAGAACAAGCAAGGGTTGTTGTTGCAGCAGAGGTATTGAAGAAGAGAAGATGCAGACACCAAAACATCAACAGGCTCAGCTTCAGACCACGAGTAGCAATATAAGTAGCAGTTTTAGCAGTGTGGATATTCAATCAATAGAAGTTAAAGATGAAGAGATGTCAAGATCAGCTTTGAATACTTTCCGACTCAAAGAAGaagagattgagaagaagaaaatggaggtTAGCCAGAAAGTTCAAGCTCAGTTGGgtcgtgttgaagaagaaactAAACGTTTGGCAGAGATTCGAGAAGTAAGTATTTTTACACAAGCTCAATTATATCTACAAATTTCTCATACTAACATAATAATATTCATGTATGTGTTTTGATTAGTATAAGATCTGTGAATAATTCATGACTTGTGTTTGAAAATATTCATGTGTTTGGTGTTCTATTGAGTTTTTGACAGTTAGTTTTGTTCAGAAACTTTAGTTTTAAGAAGTTAATTGATGTTTCGGTGGAAATTCAACAAGATTAGAGGTCCTGTTATTGGCAAGATTCCGAAATCATGTGTCAATTTCGATCTGCCTGTTATAGATTACTATTGAGTATGAACGAATACACAAACAATCAACAAAATTTAATTTCAACTGTATGTGTCGATTTACTTGTTACTGAAGGTGAATTCAATTTTGCTGTTGCAAAATTATGTAGGAACTTGAATCATTGACAGACCCAACAATGAAGGAAGTTGCTACGGTTAGGAAGAAGATCGATATCGTAAACAAAGAGCTAAAGCCGTTGGGTCAGACCTGCCAGAAGAAGGTGAAATTACTTGGCCTTGTTTCTTTGTCATATGATGATTTTGTTCCAGTAGTATGTCTTCTAAAATGACCAATTTTGCTTAACAACCTGACAAATGAATTTCGACGAATTACAGGAGAAGGAATACAAAGATGCACTCGAAGCATTTAACGAAAAGAACAAGGTGAAAGCTCAACTAATTGGGAGATTAATGGAGGTGAGTTTGCAAggagaaacaaaaatatttttcgtATTGCTTGCCTAATTTTGACGTAATTCTGATACCATGTTATGTCATCTTCTTTTCTTTAAGCAGCTTGTCAGCGAAAGTGAAAaattgaggatgaagaaactggagGAACTGAGCAAACACATTGATTCCATGCACTTATGAGATGTTGTCTGCAAAATGATCATGACTAAACAAAAACAGGAGTACTGCTTGTTGTATTTAAGATGactttgcttcttcttcttcttctattttttttttcttttttccgggGTGTCTTTTACTTGTGTATTATGTATGGCTTGTATTTCTGTTTTTCATTGGATTCTAA
This portion of the Papaver somniferum cultivar HN1 chromosome 11, ASM357369v1, whole genome shotgun sequence genome encodes:
- the LOC113322216 gene encoding ankyrin repeat domain-containing protein 30A-like isoform X1 codes for the protein MQTPKHQQAQLQTTSSNISSSFSSVDIQSIEVKDEEMSRSALNTFRLKEEEIEKKKMEVSQKVQAQLGRVEEETKRLAEIREELESLTDPTMKEVATVRKKIDIVNKELKPLGQTCQKKEKEYKDALEAFNEKNKVKAQLIGRLMEQLVSESEKLRMKKLEELSKHIDSMHL
- the LOC113322216 gene encoding ankyrin repeat domain-containing protein 30A-like isoform X2, with the protein product MQTPKHQQAQLQTTSSNISSSFSSVDIQSIEVKDEEMSRSALNTFRLKEEEIEKKKMEVSQKVQAQLGRVEEETKRLAEIREELESLTDPTMKEVATVRKKIDIVNKELKPLGQTCQKKEKEYKDALEAFNEKNKVKAQLIGRLMELVSESEKLRMKKLEELSKHIDSMHL